In the genome of Drosophila pseudoobscura strain MV-25-SWS-2005 chromosome 3, UCI_Dpse_MV25, whole genome shotgun sequence, one region contains:
- the LOC117183534 gene encoding uncharacterized protein: protein MPAVEGAGRNPFVRFLLHFKRNNKEKLCNMRPTQVLRFASKKWKQMSCEEKSPYVQAAHKSKYRFWSRNKEANRIMEKFRQTVGCANPRTKNVFKVMVDLDSWRQSVLDDLLGDDE, encoded by the coding sequence ATGCCTGCTGTGGAAGGGGCCGGACGCAATCCTTTCGTCAGGTTCCTGCTGCACTTCAAGAGGAACAACAAGGAAAAACTCTGCAACATGCGGCCGACTCAGGTATTGCGGTTCGCCAGCAAGAAGTGGAAGCAAATGAGCTGTGAGGAGAAGTCGCCCTACGTCCAGGCGGCCCATAAATCAAAGTACAGGTTTTGGTCGCGGAACAAGGAGGCCAATAGGATTATGGAGAAGTTTCGCCAAACTGTGGGCTGTGCGAACCCTCGGACAAAAAACGTCTTCAAGGTGATGGTTGATCTCGACTCCTGGCGGCAAAGCGTCCTGGATGACCTGCTTGGGGATGATGAGTAG
- the gcl gene encoding protein germ cell-less translates to MGQIMGSMQSNVAEVFGNRRKRKRSTDSALSQDEQTQLGTTLPKKKKLLTTTQYIYKALFKEEKNSDVAVMVLDKVWHLHKVYLSQSPYFYTMFNGTWKEAQQNFVQITIPDDRINVESLDAVFGSMYSDEIEIDPKDVIPVLATATLFHLDGIIDKCAEVMVDTINAETAIHYYEAACQYGVVGVKKSTFQWFQINLLSIYSKQPNLLRHISIDLMTALTASKDLYVMQTEFSLYTLLRTWMFLRLHPDHDPEDPVQRAEAQKTQERLVNAGVDTHTPSVDVAQWTYFTSRMEERSFLATPEGQPFVPVFQKLRTQYLTNHYMDLKIIYNDNIIPKEWLYSHIHSHWDALLRIDHGQEDTSPQQLDDEQFFENCMRCGRLLTEPGYQKWRWTGFNFGMDLILIMDSRRLNIRRHHRHEHERVLSLQTRRKFMIRTTVTSINAQRQPVFTQTSEICSLSLEKNEEVPLMVLDPKLVHPLLISINMLVVMPPNQSFKEVVPHSEEATTTTSLSIPISEIGATCERPLTPASADDSAVYIGDSEGSTPTSPSPRRRISWHREIGVSTDADALFGDIAC, encoded by the exons ATGGGTCAGATTATGGGCTCCATGCAGAGCAATGTGGCCGAGGTGTTTGGCAACCGCCGGAAGCGGAAGCGCAGCACGGACTCCGCCCTTAGTCAGGATGAGCAGACGCAGTTGGGTACCACTCTGCCCAAGAA GAAGAAACTGCTGACGACCACGCAATACATTTACAAGGCACTGTTCAAGGAGGAAAAGAACTCGGATGTGGCCGTGATGGTGCTGGACAAGGTGTGGCACCTGCACAAGGTGTACTTGAGTCAGAGCCCCTACTTCTACACGATGTTCAATGGGACGTGGAAGGAGGCACAACAGAACTTTGTGCAGATCACCATTCCCGACGACCGCATCAACGTGGAGAGCCTGGATGCGGTTTTCGGCTCCATGTACTCGGACGAGATCGAGATAGATCCAAAGGATGTGATACCAGTGCTGGCCACGGCCACGCTCTTCCACCTGGACGGCATCATCGACAAGTGCGCCGAGGTGATGGTGGACACCATCAATGCGGAGACGGCCATCCACTACTACGAGGCGGCCTGCCAGTACGGAGTGGTGGGGGTGAAGAAGTCCACCTTCCAGTGGTTCCAGATCAACCTACTCAGCATTTACAGCAAGCAACCCAATTTGTTGCGGCACATCTCCATTGATCTGATGACCGCCCTGACTGCCAGCAAAGACCTGTACGTGATGCAGACAGAGTTTTCCCTGTATACGCTGCTTCGCACGTGGATGTTCCTGCGATTGCACCCCGACCACGATCCCGAAGACCCGGTTCAGCGGGCTGAGGCGCAGAAGACGCAGGAACGACTGGTCAACGCTGGCGTAGATACGCACACACCCAGCGTAGATGTTGCCCAGTGGACGTACTTCACCAGCCGGATGGAGGAACGCTCCTTTCTGGCCACGCCCGAGGGTCAGCCGTTTGTTCCAGTCTTCCAGAAGCTCCGCACCCAGTACCTCACAAACCACTACATGGACTTGAAGATCATCTATAACGACAACATAATACCCAAGGAGTGGCTttacagccacatccacagtCACTGGGACGCCCTGCTAAGGATCGATCACGGCCAAGAGGACAC TAGTCCACAGCAGTTGGACGACGAACAGTTCTTCGAGAACTGTATGCGATGTGGCCGCCTCCTGACCGAGCCGGGTTACCAGAAGTGGCGCTGGACGGGCTTCAATTTCGGCATGGATCTCATACTCATCATGGACTCGCGCAGACTGAACATTAGGCGCCACCACCGGCACGAGCACGAGCGAGTCCTCAGCCTGCAGACCAGGCGCAAGTTCATGATCCGCACCACTGTCACTTCGATCAATGCTCAACGCCAGCCAGTTTTCACACAAACCTCTGAGATCTGCTCGCTGAGTCTTGAGAAGAACGAGGAGGTGCCGCTGATGGTTCTCGACCCGAAACTAGTCCATCCGCTGCTTATATCTATTAACATGCTCGTCGTCATGCCCCCCAATCAGAGCTTCAAGGAGGTTGTGCCGCACAGCGAGGAGGCAACGACAACAACTTCACTTTCCATACCCATTTCGGAGATCGGAGCCACTTGCGAGAGGCCGCTGACTCCGGCCAGTGCTGATGATTCGGCGGTCTACATTGGCGACTCGGAGGGGTCAACGCCCACGTCCCCGTCACCGCGGCGAAGGATAAGTTGGCACCGAGAGATCGGTGTGTCCACCGACGCTGATGCACTGTTCGGCGACATAGCGTGCTGA